The sequence below is a genomic window from Escherichia marmotae.
CGATAAAAAACATTGCGCGTGACTTCGTCGTCGAAACGAACATTGTTGTAACCAAGAATGCAGGTTTTCGGTACGGTAAAAAGCGAGTGGATGCGGGCGGCAAAGGCGGCTTCGTTTTCTCCTTTCGCCCGTGCTTCCTGCGGTGTGATGCCGGTGATTAACACCGCCCCTGGTTGAGGTAAATAATCATCAGCAGGTTTGCAGTAAAAGACTTCTGGTTCGCCAATGATATTGAATTCGCTATCGGTGCGAATGGCGGCAAACTGCGCAGGGCGATCTAACGCGGGGTGCGTGCCAAAGGTTTCGTAATCGTGAAACAAAAAGGTAGATTGTTGCTTACCGTCATTCATCATTAGGTTAAATCCGTTATTTCTGCTGTATGCCAGAGTACCAAATATCACAACGCTAATCAGCTTTAGAGCGACAATTTGGCAGCGTGTGGAAACAGATAATGTCAGATTAAAATGAGATAAATGTCACATTTTCTTGCACTTTATTCCAGCCAGTTCATCAGGATTTCCGTAAAAAGAACAGCTATTTGAAACTCCTGAGGATTTGCTGTTGAAACGCCGTCTTGTTATTGCTGCTTCTTTGTTCGTTTTTAATTTATCGTCTGCTTTTGCAGCAGAAAATATTCCTTTTTCACCCCAGCCTCCAGAAATTCATGCGGGGTCATGGGTATTGATGGATTACACAACCGGACAGATCCTCACGGCGGGTAATGAGCATCAACAACGTAATCCTGCCAGCCTGACTAAGCTGATGACTGGCTATGTCGTTGATCGTGCTATCGATAGTCATCGCATTACACCAGACGATATTGTCACTGTGGGTCGTGATGCGTGGGCAAAAGATAACCCGGTATTTGTCGGTTCTTCACTGATGTTTTTGAAAGAGGGGGATCGCGTATCGGTACGTGATTTAAGCCGTGGATTAATTGTCGACTCCGGCAATGATGCTTGTGTTGCGCTGGCTGATTATATTGCTGGTGGGCAACGGCAGTTTGTTGAAATGATGAACAATTACGCCGAGAAGTTGCATCTAAAGGATACGCATTTTGAAACGGTACATGGTCTGGATGCGCCGGGTCAGCATAGTTCAGCCTACGATTTAGCCGTACTTTCGCGCGCCATCATTCATGGTGAACCTGAGTTTTATCATATGTACAGTGAGAAAAGCCTCACCTGGAACGGCATCACCCAGCAAAACCGTAACGGCTTATTATGGGATAAAACCATGAATGTCGATGGCCTGAAAACCGGACATACTTCCGGGGCCGGGTTTAATCTCATTGCTTCGGCTGTGGATGGTCAGCGTCGACTCATTGCGGTGGTGATGGGGGCTGAAAGCGCAAAAGGTCGTGAAGAAGAGGCGAGAAAGCTACTGCGTTGGGGACAACAGAACTTTACTACGGTGCAAATTTTACATCGTGGGAAAAAGATTGGCACAGAACGCATCTGGTATGGCGATAAAGAAAAGATTGCGCTTGGAACCGAACAAGAGTTCTGGATGGTGCTGCCAAAAGCGGAGATTCCGAATATCAAAGCAAAATACACCCTTAATGATAAAGAACTGACCGCGCCAATTAATGCCCATCAGCAGGTTGGGGAAATTGAACTTTACGATCGGGATAAACAGGTGGCGCACTGGCCGCTGGTCACCCTGGAATCCGTCAGTGAAGGCGGCATGTTTTCCCGGTTGAGCGATTATTTCCACCATAAGGCCTGACCTTTCTTTTGCAGCAGACTGGCAGGAGTGCGAGTCTGCTCGCATAATCAACACTCATTCCTTGTGGTTTTTATATTGCAAATGTACTGTACATAAAACCAGTATTAATGGAGGCATCATGAACTACGAGATTAAACAGGAAGATAAACGTACCGTTGCAGGTTTCCATCTCGTTGGCCCGTGGGAACAGACGGTAAAGCAAGGTTTTGAGCAGTTGATGATGTGGGTAGACGACAAAAATATCGTGCCAAAGGAGTGGGTAGCGGTCTATTACGATAATCCAGACGAAACACCCGCCGAAAAGTTACGTTGTGACACCGTCGTCTCGGTGGCAGATGACTTCACTCTCCCCGAAAACAGTGAGGGCGTCATCCTGACGGAAATTTCTGGAGGTCAGTATGCGGTGGCGGTTGCACGCGTAGTGGGTGATGACTTTGCTAAACCCTGGTATCAGTTCTTTAATACTCTCTTGCAGGACAGCGCTTACGAAATGTTGCCAAAGCCCTGCTTTGAGGTTTATCTGAACAATGGTGCGGAAGAGGGGTATTGGGATATCGAAATGTATGTTGCGGTGCAGCCTAAACAGCGCTGATAAGTGGCACTGGATCAGAGGATAACCCGATTGCTACGCTGTTTTTCGTTATGTAAAAGAGTAAGATTCGTCTGCAGTTTTCTGACAACCAAACCGGGAACGTCTGCTATTCCCGGTTTGCCGGACAGATTTGTTACATAGCGTTATCGTTCCCGGACTGCCAGATTGCATTATGACCGTTTTTTCTCTTATTCCACGGAGTGCCCGCGTGCGTGCCGATAAGTCCTTAAGCCCGTTTGAAATTCGAGTGTACCGCCATTACCGCATTGTGCATGGTACGCGAGTTGCGCTGGCGTTCTTGCTCACCTTTCTCATCATTCGCTTGTTTACCATCCCGGAAAGCACCTGGCCGCTGGTCACTATGGTGGTGATCATGGGGCCAATTTCGTTCTGGGGCAACGTTGTCCCTCGCGCCTTTGAACGTATTGGCGGTACTGTGTTGGGTTCGATATTAGGTCTTATCGCTCTGCAACTGGAGTTAATCTCTTTACCGTTGATGTTAGTCTGGTGTGCTGCAGCCATGTTCCTTTGCGGTTGGCTGGCGCTGGGTAAGAAGCCATATCAAGGTTTATTGATTGGTGTGACGCTGGCAATTGTTGTTGGCTCGCCAACCGGTGAAATTGATACTGCATTATGGCGAAGCGGCGATGTGATCTTCGGCTCTTTACTGGCAATGTTGTTTACCGGCATCTGGCCGCAACGTGCTTTTATCCACTGGCGCATTCAACTGGCGAAAAGTCTCACTGAATATAATCGCGTCTATCAGTCAGCGTTCTCACCGAACTTACTCGAACGTCCACGTCTGGAAAAACATCTGCAAAAACTCCTGACCGATGCCGTGAAAATGCGTGGGCTGATTGCGCCCGCCAGCAAAGAAACCCGTATCCCAAAATCGATATATGAAGGGATCCAGACAATTAACCGTAATCTGGTTTGTATGCTGGAACTGCAAATCAATGCTTACTGGGCCACGCGCCCCAGCCATTTCGTGTTATTGAACGCGCAAAAACTGCGCGATACACAGCACATGATGCAGCAAATAGTGTTGAGCCTTGTTCATGCCCTGTACGAAGGTAATCCGCAGCCGGTTTTTGCTAATACGGAAAAATTGAACGATGCTGTGGAAGAGCTGCGTCAGTTGCTCGATAACCACCATGATCTCAAGGTCGTTGAGACCCCGATTTATGGCTATGTGTGGCTTAACATGGAAACGGCGCATCAACTGGAGTTGTTGTCAAATCTGATTTGCCGGGCCTTGCGCAAATAATTCCCGATCTTCAGAATCATCTTGCTGCTTCGATTCAGCAAAGATAAAGGGTATGATAGTGAAAAGGGATAAAAGCATTGTCATCTGCGGCAGCTATGAGTAATGTTGGCCCTAACGAATAGCGGCTGCTTAAACGAATCCGACTCTCACATTATCAGGGGTATAAAAATGGAAACTACCAAGCCTTCATTCCAGGACGTACTGGAATTTGTTCGCCTGTTCCGTCGTAAGAACAAACTGCAACGTGAAATCCAGGACGTTGAGAAAAAGATCCGTGACAACCAGAAACGCGTTCTGCTGCTGGACAACCTGAGCGATTACATCAAACCGGGTATGAGCGTCGAAGCAATTCAGGGCATCATCGCCAGCATGAAAGGCGACTATGAAGATCGCGTTGATGATTACATCATCAAAAATGCTGAGCTTTCCAAAGAACGCCGCGATATCTCCAAAAAGATGAAAGCTATGGGTGAAATGAAAAACGGCGAAGCGAAGTAATTTCTGCTTTATTCAATGAGGGTTGCCCGGCAACCCTCATTGTTCATGATTCCTTTCTCTGTGTCACAAGTCATCATTCCCATCTGATAACATATTGAAATGTCGAAATTAACGACAACTTTCTTCTGTATGTAACAAGGTAAAAAGTTCTGCAACCCCGATGTTATTTATCGCGCTGGTTACTAATACGTTGCGTGCCCCAGCTTCCCGTAACCAGCATTTCACCAAAGATATTTGTTCTACGCTGGCTAAATCCGCTTTGGTTACTACCCCAATGACCGGGCGATTCATCGATGTAGTAAAGCCTGGCGAAAAAGGGGACCACGGTGCGTTCGCATTAAGTACCAGTGCGATAATGTCCGCTTCGCAGGCACAGACCAGCAGTGCGCTGTAAAGGCTGCGGTTTTCGAGGTATTCCCCGGGTGTGTCAATGGTGGCCGGTGACCAGACGATTGCCTGCGTCTTCTGATACTGAATATTCTCTCCGCGCAGGCATTGTGTGAGTGACGTTTTTCCGCACTGACTGGGGCCGATGAGCATCATCCGTTGCATAGTGTCAGGTCCGTGTAATGGAACAGGCGGTAAAGTGCATCATTTCGCCCAGCGTGCGGGTAACCTGGCTAAGTGCATATTCGATAGCAGAAACATCGCCAGTCAGAACTACCGCGCCGGTAAAACGATCAAGAAAACCAATCTCTACAGCGCCTGATTTTGTGGCGATATCACACGCGATGATAGATGCTTCGCTGGGGGTAATCGTCAGAATGCCAATGGCAGAAACGGTGTCTGGTAAACCTAATTTCTTAAACAGATCCTTTCCGGGATTCGCAATCACATGCGCCAGTGTGACCTGTTTACCGGGAACATATTCCTGAATCATCCGTTCAGTCGTGTGTTGAGTTGACATTATCCCTCCACCATCTGATGCCACATGGCTTCATGCGGACGGGCAATCACCGAACGATAGACCAACAAACCTTTTTCCCCCGCGCGCTCGCTGGCGACAGAGACCGCGTTATTAACATCAGAAATATCGCCTGCCACTACCATGTAGCATTTACCGCCAATACCGAAGGCCATATGCACCCGCACGAGCGTGACGTTTGCCGCTTTCACTGCACAATCGGCAGCGTCAATGCAGGCTGCTACACTCCAGGTTTCTACTACACCGACAGCCCGTCGCTGGTCAACATGGTTCAGACCGCTGATTGCAGACAGGATAGTGGGATGAATATTAGGAAGAACCAGACTGTCGACCAGCATTTCACCAGCAAGGGACGTGCCATTATCGATGGCCTGTTGCACCGCACCGACATCGCCACCGAGCATCAGCAGAAATTTACCGGGGCATAGCGTTTTGCTGACCAGTAACTCAACGTTGGCGCTTTTCAGCATGGCATCGCCGGTTTCCATCCCTTTCGCGATACTGCTAAGTTCTAAAATACCTACCGCTTTTGACATGGTTAACCTCTCACAACCGTAATCGCGTTTTCTGTCACATCACTGATCGTGCCATCAATACTGGCATGAATGGGGGCACCTAATGTGCCGTGTGGAATTTGGCCTACACATTGCCCACGAACGACACGATCGCCTTTTTGGACACACGCAATTGCGCTGGCTCCGATGTGCTGGCGTAACAATAGCGTCACTTTTTCGGGCTGTGGCACGTGTTCAGACCATGGCGCATCCTGATACCACGGTGCTAAGCCCAGTCTGGTTACCAGCCGTTTTACGGGAATCAGTCGATAATTTGCCATGACATCCGCAGGGTTTAAGGTGCCTTCGTAGCGGAGATTTTTAGCGCGTAATTCCTGCTTAAGCAGGCGATTTATGCGCATTGGTGAAATACCTACCGGGCAGGCGACGCTGGCACAGACGTTGCACTCCGAACAGGTGAGTGCTGTCAGTAACAGTTGCGGTGTAGCGAGCTGTTGGTAGTTAACCGCACGTACTAACAAATGTGGTGACAGTTCGTGACCGATTAAATGACGTGGACAGAGATCGGTACATAAGCGGCATTGTTCACAAACGGTTTTCGCGACGGCAAGTACGTTGCGATCATCCTGCATTCGACGTTGGATCAGTGAATGAGAGTTGGGTAAGACCAGCAAGCCGCCGGTGGTTTTGCTGACTGGCGTATCGAGCGATGGGATCAAACTCCCCATCATCGGCCCGCCATTGATAAAACCGGGATTATCTACCGTAGCGCCTCCCGCCAGCGCCAGTACCTCGCGTAAAGACATTCCGATGGGAACGGTCACTGTTACTGGTTTAGCAACTGCACCATTAACGGTTAACGTGCGGCGCGTTACCGGATACTGTTGCTCAACGGCTCTGGCAACATTCAGCACGGTCTGGACGTTATTCACCACCACGCCGACGCTAACGGGCAACGCGGCGGGTGGAACGCGACGACCTGTTGCCATCCAGATGGTCAGCACCTCATCCCCTGCGGGATAAACGTCGGGCAAAATATGCAGGCGGATATCCGTTGGAAGTAATGGTGTAAGTGCTTTTATTGCGGGTTGATACTTCTCTTTCAGCGCGATGATTCCGCTAGCAGCCCCGGTGGCTTTCATCGCATAGTGAACACCGCGCAGCAGGCGGCTGGCTTGTTGTGCCATTAACTGCTGGTCCACTTTCAACATTGGTTCGCATTCCGCGGCATTTACCAGGAAAGTGTCAACACACGCCTGCAGCTTGATATGTGTTGGAAAGCCTGCGCCGCCAGCACCCACAACCCCGGCTGCCTGAACTCGCTCACGGATCGTCTGACTGTCACAGGACGTTAACTCGACGTTCATAACAACTCCTCAAGCAGTTCCTCAATAGCGGAGGCATCAGCCGCTCGTGGGTTGGTACGCAATGTTGCATCCGCCAGCGCTGCCTGAACCATATCTGGAAGACGTGCTGACCATTCTGCTTTTTTTTCTTTCAGTGCATTAGCGAGAGTCGGTATTGCACAGGCTTTTTTAAGCTGTTCAATATGTTGAATGAGTGCATTCAGGCTGGCGGTGTCATTGGCGTTATCAGGGCATAAATGACACGTTTTTGCCAGCCGGACGTAGCGTTTGGCGGCGCGCGGATCGCCAGCATTAAAGCGGATAACCGCCGTGAGCAGGAGAGCATTCGCCAGGCCGTGTGGCAGATGAAACTGCCCGCCGAGTTGATGGGCAATTGCATGATTTAACCCAAGCCCAGCCTGGCTAAATGCCATTCCGGCAAGCGTCGAGGCATTATGCATTTTGCCGCGAGTAGCAAGACAATCGCCTTTATTCACTGCTGTAGGCAGGTAGTGAAAAACAATTTGCACGGCTTTTTCGACCAGAGCATCCGAGAAATCACTGGCGCGTGGAGAAACATAGGCTTCTAGCGCATGGGTTAAAACATCCATTCCGGTATTGGCAGTTATCGCGGGAGGCACGCTGACGACCAGCGAGGGATCGAGGACTGCAATATCCGGATAAAGTGCATTATCGAAAAGGGGATATTTAATCCCTTTCTCTGGATCGCTGATGACACAGGCGCTGGTCACTTCTGAGCCGGTGCCGCTGGTGGTGGGAATGGCTACGCAGGTGTCAATCTCAATAGCACACTGGCGACTAAACCAGACAATCGCTTTTGCGGCGTCCAGCGCAGAGCCGCCGCCAAAACCGATAACCACATCCGGGCGTAAAGTCTGCATTTGTGCAATGCCTTTTACCACGGTCTGGATAGTTGGGTCGGGTGTTATTTCGCTAAAAATACTGAGGCGGTTGCTGTCAGGCAGCGCCTGGCGCAACGTGTCAATCAGTGGTGAGCGTGCCAGAAAGGCGTCGCAAATAATCCAGATGTGCTTATTGGTGAAACGGCTAAGCACTTTAAGACTTCCTGGTCCGCTGTATAAACGCGTCTGCAGTGAAAAAGTATTCATTTCCGTTTCTCTAGCGAATGGAAAAACCAGTGGTCAACACGCAGCGTCGTGAGCGGGCAAAAGTCCGTGCTGACGTTGTCCCCTCTCCGGTCGGTGTAGCAATGGTGAAGGTCGTAAATCCTTCACCGCCGACGCCAATGCCTGCCCAGGAGGGGCCGTTTTTGACAAAGATGGAGGTTTGCATAACGCGCGCGGTAAGGTTGAGCCGAGAGACATTCTGCGAGTGCATAATTGCCGTGTGGTGCAAGCTGTCTTCCACTTTCAGCGCCAGGGTGAGGGCGCTATCAAAATCATTAACTTTTACAATGGGCAACATTGGCATCAGTTGTTCGCAGGTAACCCAGCTATCATCGGCGTCGACAATAGCAATTAGTAATCGAGGGGCTTTCTGCGGTAAAGGAATTCCCGCTGCTTCCAGCATGGCTGAAGGACTTTTACCCACCAGCTTTTTGTTGGCAACATTGCCAGGAAGGCAAATAGCACGCAATTGGTCAGTTTGTTCCCGGTTAAGAAGAAAAGCGCCAAAACTTTGCATCTGTTGGATTAGGTAATCTGCTACTGATTCAACGACTATCAGGCTTTTTTCAGCGATACACGGCAGGTTGTAATCGAATGAAGCGCCGTTGATGATGTCTTCGGCGGCTTTCACAATATCCGCCGTTTCATCGACGATGCAGGGCGGGTTACCCGCACCGGCACCAATCACTTTCTTGCCACTTTTCATCCCCATTGCGACGATACCTGGACCGCCAGTAATTGCCAGAACGACGATTTTAGGGTGCGTCATCATCTGTTCGGTGGCGGCAAAGGTTGGTTCAGACACGGTAACGATAAGGTTATGAATGCCACTACAGCGAAACGCGATGTCTTCGATTATGGCGATCAGTTTCAGCGATACGTTTTTGGCTCCCGGGTGAGGACTGAAATAGACACTATTGCCTGCAGCCAACATGCTGATGCTGTTGTTAATGATGGTTTCCGTTGGATTGGTACTTGGCGTGACTGAGCCAATAACCCCAAACGGAGAGTATTCAAATAAAACCATGCCACCATCACCGGTTAGCGCAGTGGTGGTTAAGTCTTCAATTCCAGGTGTGTTATCGAGAGCCGCTTTGTTTTTTAGATACTTATCTTCTTTATTTCCCATCCCCGTTTCGATAGCGCTCTCTTCTGCCAGTTCGGTAAGGCGGGGGGATAATTCTTCGCGAATGGCGTTGATAATGGCACTGCGGGTTTTAAGTGGGCACTGTTGAAAGCGCAAAAAGGCCTGGTGTGCAGCGCAGACGGCGTCATCGACAGTCTGGAAAATACCATTTCTTTGCGTTTGTGACGCAGTGGGCATCATTTGTTCGCGCAGGATATTGCGGATAATCGTTTCTAATTCAGTGGTATTCATAGGTTTGCTCCTGCGTTAATTGCTGCCATTGCGGTTTGTGCAATATCCATGTCTTGTTCAACGCTACCGCCGCTGATACCAAGCCCTCCAAGCAATATTCCGTCACGCCAGAGGGGGAAACCGCCACCAAAAGTGACAACTTTGCCTTGCATATGGCTTTCGAGTCCGTAAAGCGGCGCTCCGGGTTGCACGGCGTCAGCAAGCTTGTGTGTTGCCGTTTTCATCGCCACGGCGGTCCAGGCTTTTTTCGGTGCCAGTTCACTGCTAACCAGCAGCGCATCAGGCATCCGCCAGGTAACGCTTTCCGTACCGTTGGCATCAACGATGCTAATGACTACGGGAATATGCAGTTCATCTGCGCGCATTGCCGCGCTACGAATGAGCTGATGAAGATCCTGAAAAGTGAGCGGCATCGTGCGTTCCTTCAATGCTGGAGGGTGGTTAGCTTCGTGATAACGTTTTGTTATTTCCTGAATCATCAGGTTCTGATGAGCAACATTGTCTTCCACGCGGGCGAGGGCATACAGGCAATCGGAAAGCCGGTTGATGTAGTGCAGTAAAACATGGCGAACGGTGGCTTCCGTTGTCAGTTCAACCAGACGTCTTTCGGCCCTGCGAGCCATTGTGCGGGCGAAATGCATGCGGCTTGCGGCTTCACAACGACCAGGTAGAATGAAGCTGCGAACTGGAGGAACCGCGTTCATTGCACTGTCGATCGCTTTTTCCAGCGCGGCGATTTCTTCCGTACTGATGTAACGTTGCTGCGCTGATGGCTGTTCGCTTTCACTGGCGAGCTCGGCACTAAACCAGAATATCTGTTGCTGAATGGCTTCCAGTAAGATGCGATGACTTTCGATGGTGGTGGCGCAATAACACAGACTGAGTGTCGCGTTCAGTTCATCCAGCGTGCCATAGGCTTCGACACGTAGATGAGTTTTGCTGACACGTTGCCCGGTAAATAGGGACGTATTTCCTGAATCGCCTGTTCTGGTATAAATCGCCATCTTTCAACTCCTTAGCGCGAAAGCGTATCGACAATGCCAACCACTGCCAGGTCGATGGCTTCGTTAGGTCCGGAAAACACATGTCTGGCGCTGGAACCGCTGCTGAGGAGTACCAACTCACCGACGCCAGCACCGACTGAATCAACGGCAACTTCGTCACCGGTTAATGGCGTGAGAGGCAGTTCACCGTCAGCGCTGACCCGGCGAACCAACAGCGGTTTTTTCCCGACCAGAGAAGGTGATTTTTGCGTGGATACCACCGCGCCAGTGACTCGAGCCAGATGCATGGGTTACTCCTGCCTGATTAACTGAATGTTTCGGGTAATTGCCGCTTCACGCGCAAGAGCGGTCACACAACATTTCCGTTGCAGCACCAGTATTCCCGTGCATAACTGCGCTATGTCGACATAACTTAAAAGTCGACCACGATGAAGGTAGACCGGTTGCCCTTGTTCGTCGCACCAGGTTAACGGTAGACGGGCGAGTGACTTTAATTTGATGGCGTTCAGAAAATGATGCTGCAACGACAATTGAATGTGCATTCCCCAGGCTAACGCCTCGTGAATGTGGATTGCTGCACGATCTGACGTTTCGTTTTCCGCGAGTTGTCGCAACAACGGCAGATCGACATATTGAATTTGTAACGATGCATACTGATGAACTATCTCGTGAACGCTGGCTTCTCGCAGTTGCGAAACAGTTAGCGCGAGTGTTTTTCCCGCACGCTGTTTCAGGCGAAAAATCACTTCGTCAACAATGTGTTGCATCAGCACGTTATTCATGGCACCGACACCAGCGTGGCAAAAACGTCAGGATTATCAGCGCCTGCGGCGTTGGCTTCGTCGGTATCAATATGCATTTCAAGACGCATATCCGGTGAGACGCGAACGGCAACGTTATCGAATATCAGTCGTCGCTCATCCCCTTCAATGGCGACCGCCACCTTATCACCATGTGTAACGCCATAAATCAGGGCATCAAGCGGAGACATATGAATATGCCGTTGCGCGACAATAACGCCAGAAGCGATTTCTAGCTCTGCAAAAGGGCTTATCAGACGAATTCCCGGTGTGTCGCTGAGATCGCCAGACATGCGTAGCGGAGCGGCGATCCCTAACGTTCTGGCGTCAGTCCGGGAAATCTCCACCTGACTTGAGTTACGTAATGGCCCCAACAAGCGAACGTTGTGTAATTTGCCTTTTGGTCCCACCAGCGTAACAACCTGTTCAGCAGCGAACTGACCAGGTTGTAATAACGACTTTTTCTCGCTGATCGGTTGTTCAGGAAAAAGGCGCACATAATCCGCCGTTGAAAGATGAATGTGACGACTGGAGACGCCCAGAGGGATAGGGCGCTCGCGCATCTCATCCAGGACCAGGCTAACAGCCTCCTGCAAGGTTTGTTTATCCATTACTACCCCCCTCGCTTATCGGAATGCAGGCAAAGTGAACGGGGTTCACCTTTTTGCCGTTGGCACGCCGGGTCAAGACACAAATTACAACTGATAATTTCTGAGGCGACTGTTGTTGCAGGTGTTTCGCTTGCTTCGACTGTCGCATCCAATGCTTCTGTTGTGCGGGGCAGTATTCCTTCTCCAGGTCGGGCAATCACTTTGTGCGCGACAAGACCATTTCGCTGTCTGGCGAAACTGACGCCTGTTG
It includes:
- a CDS encoding EutN/CcmL family microcompartment protein — protein: MHLARVTGAVVSTQKSPSLVGKKPLLVRRVSADGELPLTPLTGDEVAVDSVGAGVGELVLLSSGSSARHVFSGPNEAIDLAVVGIVDTLSR
- the pduM gene encoding microcompartment protein PduM, with the protein product MNNVLMQHIVDEVIFRLKQRAGKTLALTVSQLREASVHEIVHQYASLQIQYVDLPLLRQLAENETSDRAAIHIHEALAWGMHIQLSLQHHFLNAIKLKSLARLPLTWCDEQGQPVYLHRGRLLSYVDIAQLCTGILVLQRKCCVTALAREAAITRNIQLIRQE
- a CDS encoding phosphate propanoyltransferase — translated: MDKQTLQEAVSLVLDEMRERPIPLGVSSRHIHLSTADYVRLFPEQPISEKKSLLQPGQFAAEQVVTLVGPKGKLHNVRLLGPLRNSSQVEISRTDARTLGIAAPLRMSGDLSDTPGIRLISPFAELEIASGVIVAQRHIHMSPLDALIYGVTHGDKVAVAIEGDERRLIFDNVAVRVSPDMRLEMHIDTDEANAAGADNPDVFATLVSVP
- a CDS encoding BMC domain-containing protein is translated as MKQSLGLLEVSGLALAISCADAMAKAASITLVGLEKTNGSGWTLIKIIGDVASINAAFATGVSFARQRNGLVAHKVIARPGEGILPRTTEALDATVEASETPATTVASEIISCNLCLDPACQRQKGEPRSLCLHSDKRGG